The Mycobacterium avium subsp. avium genomic sequence CCGATGGAGGCCGTTCTGCGAATGACACTGAGCGGCAAGGGTGAACGCATCTCGGCGCAGCGTGCCTACCAGTTGGGCATTGTGTCCGAGGTGGTGCCGGCCGATCAGCTCCGCGCGGCGGCGGGCCGTCTCGCGGCCGCGATCGCCACGAATTCGCCGACCGCGATACGCACCACGAAGAAGGCGCTCTGGCACAGTTTGGAAGTCGGAATGACGCAGGCGCGCAGCGACGCCGCCGAGGAGATCTGGCGGCTCCGCAATCACCCCGATCATGCCGAGGGTGTCCGGGCGTGGCGCGAGAAGCGTGCGCCGCAGTGGCAACCGCTGCCCGACGTAGCGGAGGTTCCATGACATACCACAGACTCATCGTTGAACGACGGGGTCCCGTCGGATGGATCATCAACGACCGCCCTGACCGTCTCAATGCCTACGACGCCGTGATGCGCGAGGAATTTCCCAGGGCGTGGGCGGAATTGAACGCCGATCCCGACGTCCGCGTCATCGTGCACACCGGGAACGGCCGGGCGTTTCAGGTGGGCGCCGATGTCGAGGACCTCGACGGCGAGGCCGTGCTGCAATTCCAGGAGACCATGCGCACACTGGATCTGAAGCTGAGCGCCTGGCACTGCAATGTCGAGAAGCCGGTCATCACTGCCGTCAATGGGGTGTGCGCGGGCGGCGGGCTGCACTGGGTGGCTGACGCCGACATCGTCATCGCGTCGTCGGATGCGGCCTTCGTCGACCCCCACGTCTCGATCGGTCAGGTCAGCGCGCTGGAGACCATCGCACTGATGCGAAAGATGCCCGCCGAAGCGGTGTTACGGATGGCACTCGTCGG encodes the following:
- a CDS encoding enoyl-CoA hydratase/isomerase family protein, with amino-acid sequence MTYHRLIVERRGPVGWIINDRPDRLNAYDAVMREEFPRAWAELNADPDVRVIVHTGNGRAFQVGADVEDLDGEAVLQFQETMRTLDLKLSAWHCNVEKPVITAVNGVCAGGGLHWVADADIVIASSDAAFVDPHVSIGQVSALETIALMRKMPAEAVLRMALVGSHERLTAQRAYELGMISQVIDPPDKLRDAAQELAEKIAKNSPSAMRATKRALWGALEYGLTDACREGAKHLTSMWGHPDQNEGPLAFADKRTPNWAPLEDDS